One Gemmatimonadota bacterium genomic window, GGTGGTGCCGGTCATGGGCTTCTGCTTCATGGCGCTGGGGGTGGCGGCGCTGTTTTCACCAGCAGCCTGGGGTGATTACTACATGGCTGCGGGTTTCGGCGGTCTCGAGATCCTTTTCGGTGTGATCATCGCCAGGCGGTACGGTGGCTAGGCAGAGCGCCGTGCCGGGCGGGCGGCGGGAGAGTGACCCGGCGGAGGGGGAGCTGCGGGCGATGGCGGGCGGCGGGGGCGAAAGCACGGCCGTGGAGCTGGACCGCTTGATCCACGAGCGGGTACGGCTGGGCATTGTGAGCGCGCTGGCCGTGACCGAGTCCTTGAGCTTCAACGAGCTCAAGGCCTTCCTGCGCACCACGGACGGCAACCTGAGCGTGCATGCGCGGAAGCTGGAGGAAGCGGGCTACATCCGCTGCAGCAAGTCGTTCGAGGGGCGCATCCCGAGGACCGAATACCGGCTGACGGCGGCCGGACGCCGCGCGCTGGAGCGGTATCTGGACCACATGGAATCGCTGATCCAGGCGGTGCGCGAGTAGGTTATTTCT contains:
- a CDS encoding transcriptional regulator, with the protein product MAGGGGESTAVELDRLIHERVRLGIVSALAVTESLSFNELKAFLRTTDGNLSVHARKLEEAGYIRCSKSFEGRIPRTEYRLTAAGRRALERYLDHMESLIQAVRE